The following DNA comes from Cryobacterium psychrophilum.
TGGCGGGCCAGCGTGCCCGAAACGCGGAGGCCCCGAAGGTTCCCAACCTGCTGCCGCGCATACTCTCGCTGTTTCACGCGCACCGGCTCGCGCTCAGCGTGACCGTCGTGCTCGTGCTGGTGGCCGCCGCGCTGTCGGTTGTGCCGCCGCTGCTCACCCAGCGCGCCTTCGACGAAGGGCTGTTCCCGCCGGGTGGCGAGCCGAACGTACCCCGATTGGCGGCGCTCGTTGGCCTCATGATGGCCATCTACGTGCTGTCGGCGCTGCTCGGCGTGTGGCAGACCTGGCTCACCGCGAACGTGGGCAACAAGGTGATGGGCGACATGCGGGTGCGCCTGTTCACGCACCTGCAATCGATGGAACTCAACTTCTTCACCAAGACGAAGACCGGCGTGATTCAGTCGCGCCTGCAGAACGACGTGGGTGGCGTGGCCAACGTGCTCACCAACACCGTCTCGAGCGTGCTCGGTAACGTCGTCACGGTGCTCGCCGCGTTCGTCGCGATGGTGTTGCTCAACTGGCAGCTCACAATCGTGGCCGTCATCCTCATGCCCGTGCTCGTGATCGCGCAGCGTCGGGTGGGCCAGGTGCGTGCCCGAATCGCCGCGAAGACGCAGGAATCGCTGTCCGACATGACGGCGATCACGCAGGAGTCGCTGAGTGTGTCGGGGATCCTGCTGTCGAAGAGTTTCACGCAGCAGCCCACCGAGATCGCGCGCTACGCCAGGGAGAACGGCAACCAGATACGACTGCAGGTGAGCCAGACGATGAGTGGCCAGTGGTTCTTCGTGATGGTGAACATTTTTCTCTCCAGCATCCCGGCCATCGTGTACCTCGTGGCGGGCGCGCTCATGTCCAGCGGAACAACCGATGTGACCCCTGGCACGATCGTGGCCTTCACGACCGTGCAGGCGCGCCTGCTGTTTCCGCTCATGGGCCTGCTCCGTGTTGTTCTCGACCTGCAGACCTCGAGCGCCCTCTTCGCGCGCATCTTTGAGTACCTCGACTTCACGCCCGCCATCGCCGACAAGCCCACCGCGCGCTCGGTTCCCACGAGCGGTGATGCGGCCGGGCGCGTGGAGTTCGATGGTGTGACCTTCGCCTACCCCGACGCGACCGATGAGTCCCCTCCCACGCTCAACAACGTGTCATTCAGAATCGAACCGGGCCAGTTCGCGGCGTTCGTGGGGCCGTCCGGCGCCGGCAAGACCACCGTGTCGTATCTCATCCCACGTTTCTACGAGGCCTCCTCCGGCAGTGTGCGCTTCTCCGGCATTGACGT
Coding sequences within:
- a CDS encoding ABC transporter ATP-binding protein; the encoded protein is MHGSGGSGPAPQGQRSRIMRGDVAGQRARNAEAPKVPNLLPRILSLFHAHRLALSVTVVLVLVAAALSVVPPLLTQRAFDEGLFPPGGEPNVPRLAALVGLMMAIYVLSALLGVWQTWLTANVGNKVMGDMRVRLFTHLQSMELNFFTKTKTGVIQSRLQNDVGGVANVLTNTVSSVLGNVVTVLAAFVAMVLLNWQLTIVAVILMPVLVIAQRRVGQVRARIAAKTQESLSDMTAITQESLSVSGILLSKSFTQQPTEIARYARENGNQIRLQVSQTMSGQWFFVMVNIFLSSIPAIVYLVAGALMSSGTTDVTPGTIVAFTTVQARLLFPLMGLLRVVLDLQTSSALFARIFEYLDFTPAIADKPTARSVPTSGDAAGRVEFDGVTFAYPDATDESPPTLNNVSFRIEPGQFAAFVGPSGAGKTTVSYLIPRFYEASSGSVRFSGIDVRDLTQQSLVSRIGIVSQETYLFHATIAENLRYARPEATDDELEVAARAANIHDTIASFPARYDTVVGERGYRLSGGEKQRIAIARVLLKDPPVLILDEATSALDSISEHVVQQALDAASHGRTTIAIAHRLSTVVSADVIFVVDGGRIVEHGTHEQLLARGATYAKLYSRQITASPAPSLAGGAGTESQPGED